One genomic segment of Ricinus communis isolate WT05 ecotype wild-type chromosome 5, ASM1957865v1, whole genome shotgun sequence includes these proteins:
- the LOC8275188 gene encoding U-box domain-containing protein 17: MASAAIFSSLRRRRSPSLEAFLAPVDLTDVALVQTLVSVSTELVACFSGKSMFFQRKNSRSLIRKIEFFVVLLEYLTESGIGSSTKLSSTGIVCFKELYLLLYRSKILLDYCTQSSKLWLLLQNQSISGHFHDLNQEISTLLDVFPLNDIELSEDVREQIELMQKQARKARLYIDEKDEALRVKLFSFLDEFENGRIPNLVDLRLFFVDSLGIGDAKSCRAEIEFLEEQIVNHEGDIEPTASVLNGLVAITRYCRFLLFGFEENEAELQFGNQKKPRKGLITQEIADTFITVPKDFCCPISLDLMKDPVIISTGQTYDRSSISRWVEEGHCTCPKTGQMLINTRFVPNRALRNLIVQWCTAHGIPYEPPENTDSSAEGFAAASPTKAAIEANRATATLLIQQLANGSQNAKTTAAREIRLLAKTGKENRAFIAEAGAIPHLRNLLSSPNPVAQENSVTAMLNLSIYDKNKSRIMDEEGCLGSIVEVLRFGLTTEARENAAATLFSLSAVHDYKKRIADEGGAIEALAGLLGVGTSRGKKDAVTALFNLSTHTENCARMIKAGAVTALVGALGNEGVAEEAAGALALIVRQPVGAEAVGSEEMAVAGLIGMMRCGSPRGKENAVAALLELCRSGGAAATERVLRAPTLAGLIQTLLFTGTKRARRKAASLARVFQRRENHALHFGGLGAGYAFAGNSATTRDTSFVGDVSVPMSISVPVL, translated from the coding sequence ATGGCGTCAGCGGCTATATTTTCGTCTCTACGACGTCGAAGATCGCCGTCGTTAGAGGCTTTCTTGGCTCCGGTTGATTTAACCGATGTCGCTCTTGTACAGACTCTTGTGTCGGTGTCAACCGAGTTGGTCGCTTGTTTCTCGGGAAAATCTATGTTCTTCCAGAGAAAGAATTCTCGGTCTTTGATTAGAAAGATTGAATTTTTCGTTGTTTTGTTGGAGTATTTGACGGAGTCTGGGATTGGTTCTTCTACTAAGTTGTCTTCAACAGGGATTGTTTGTTTTAAAGAACTTTATTTGCTTTTGTACCGGTCAAAAATATTGCTTGATTATTGTACACAATCTAGTAAGTTGTGGTTATTGCTTCAAAACCAGTCGATTTCAGGCCATTTTCATGATCTGAATCAAGAAATTTCTACCCTTTTGGATGTATTTCCGTTAAATGATATTGAATTAAGTGAGGATGTTCGCGAACAGATTGAGCTCATGCAAAAACAAGCAAGGAAAGCTAGGTTATATATTGATGAGAAAGATGAGGCTTTGAGGGTTAAGTTGTTTTCATTTCttgatgaatttgagaatGGGAGGATTCCTAATTTGGTGGATTTAAGGTTGTTCTTTGTGGATAGTTTGGGGATTGGGGATGCCAAGAGTTGTAGAGCGGAGATTGAGTTCTTGGAGGAGCAAATTGTTAATCATGAGGGAGATATTGAACCAACGGCTTCGGTGCTTAATGGGCTTGTTGCAATTACAAGGTACTGCAGGTTTTTGCTTTTTGGGTTTGAGGAAAATGAGGCGGAGTTGCAATTTGGGAATCAGAAGAAGCCGAGAAAAGGGTTGATCACTCAAGAGATTGCTGACACTTTCATCACTGTACCAAAGGATTTTTGTTGCCCAATATCATTAGATTTGATGAAAGATCCAGTGATAATTTCTACCGGACAGACATATGATCGGAGTTCGATATCCAGGTGGGTGGAGGAAGGCCATTGTACTTGCCCAAAGACTGGGCAAATGCTCATTAACACACGGTTTGTTCCAAACCGGGCTCTGAGGAATTTGATTGTACAATGGTGTACTGCTCATGGAATCCCCTATGAACCCCCTGAGAATACAGACTCTTCTGCAGAGGGTTTCGCCGCAGCCTCACCTACCAAAGCTGCAATTGAAGCCAATAGAGCCACTGCGACACTTCTTATTCAACAACTAGCTAATGGATCACAAAATGCAAAGACTACTGCTGCTCGTGAGATCCGATTGTTAGCAAAAACTGGAAAAGAAAACCGTGCTTTTATTGCAGAAGCTGGGGCAATTCCCCATCTCCGCAACCTTCTATCATCCCCAAATCCTGTTGCTCAAGAGAATTCTGTGACAGCAATGCTCAATCTTTCAATCTATGACAAAAACAAAAGCCGTATCATGGATGAAGAAGGGTGTTTGGGATCAATTGTTGAAGTATTGAGGTTTGGGCTCACAACAGAGGCAAGGGAAAATGCAGCAGCAACGTTGTTCAGCCTGTCAGCTGTCCATGATTACAAGAAGAGAATAGCAGATGAGGGAGGGGCAATCGAAGCCCTGGCAGGACTGTTGGGGGTAGGAACATCTCGTGGAAAGAAGGATGCTGTGACGGCTTTATTTAATCTGTCAACTCACACAGAGAATTGTGCGAGAATGATCAAGGCAGGGGCTGTTACAGCGCTAGTGGGGGCTTTGGGAAATGAAGGAGTCGCAGAGGAAGCAGCAGGTGCATTGGCATTAATAGTTAGGCAGCCAGTTGGGGCTGAAGCAGTGGGTAGCGAGGAGATGGCTGTGGCAGGACTAATAGGAATGATGCGGTGTGGGAGTCCaagagggaaagaaaatgCCGTTGCAGCATTGCTTGAGTTGTGCAGGAGTGGTGGGGCAGCTGCAACTGAGAGAGTGCTCAGGGCACCAACATTGGCTGGTTTGATTCAGACTCTGCTATTTACTGGTACAAAACGGGCAAGAAGAAAGGCGGCATCACTGGCTAGAGTGTTTCAACGGCGTGAGAATCATGCCTTACATTTTGGTGGACTGGGTGCTGGATATGCATTCGCCGGCAACTCTGCTACAACTCGAGATACAAGCTTCGTAGGAGACGTCTCAGTGCCCATGTCTATATCGGTACCCGTTTTGTAG